A region from the Cervus elaphus chromosome 10, mCerEla1.1, whole genome shotgun sequence genome encodes:
- the CACNA1H gene encoding voltage-dependent T-type calcium channel subunit alpha-1H isoform X4 produces MTEGVQAVDEVRVPLGAPAPGPAAAASPASPGAPGPEAERGSGPSASPPESPAAERGAELGADEEQPVPYPALAATVFFCLGQTTRPRSWCLRLVCNPWFEHVSMLVIMLNCVTLGMFRPCEDVECRSERCGILEAFDDFIFAFFAVEMVIKMIALGLFGQKCYLGDTWNRLDFFIVMAGMMEYSLDGHNVSLSAIRTVRVLRPLRAINRVPSMRILVTLLLDTLPMLGNVLLLCFFVFFIFGIVGVQLWAGLLRNRCFLDSTFARNSNLSFLRPYYQPDEGEENPFICSSRRDNGMQKCSHIPSRRELRVECTLGWEAYGQPQAEGAGGTGHHTCINWNQYYNVCRSGDSNPHNGAISFDNIGYAWIAIFQVITLEGWVDIMYYVMDAHSFYNFIYFILLIIVGSFFMINLCLVVIATQFSETKQRENQLMREQRARYLSNDSTLASFSEPGSCYEELLRYVGHVCRKLKRRGLRLYARWQSRWRKKADPGGAVRGRDSGRRPRRAGGRTASVHHLVYHHHHHHHHHYHFSHGSPRRPGPEPGAGDARLVRAGGPASPGRGPPDAESVHSVYHADCHVEGPQERARVAHAAATAAAGLKLAAGLGAMNYPTILPSATGTGKGGLGPKGKRPGGPPGAGGHSPLRLSSPDPCEKIQHLVGEHGLGQTPSRLSGLSVPCPLPSPQAGTLTCELSSCPYCTSALEDPELEFSDSGSGDSDSNGVYEFTQDVRHGDHRDPMQSPPEAEAPGAGGTRRRGPRRAAAGEQGGLGRIWASFSGKLRRIVDSKYFNRGIMVAILTNTLSMGVEYHEQPDELTNALEISNIVFTSMFALEMLLKLLACGPLGYIRNPYNIFDGIIVVISVWEIIGQADGGLSVLRTFRLLRVLKLVRFMPALRRQLVVLMKTMDNVATFCMLLMLFIFIFSILGMHLFGCKFSLKTDTGDTVPDRKNFDSLLWAIVTVFQILTQEDWNVVLYNGMASTSSWAALYFVALMTFGNYVLFNLLVAILVEGFQAEGDATRSDTDEDKTSTHLEEDLDKFRDLRATEMKMYSLAVTPNGHLEGRGSLPPPLIMRTAATPMPTPKSSPHLDAAPGPLDSRRGSSSSMDPQLGDQKSLSSLRSSPCAPWGPNSAWSSRRSSWNSLGRAPSLKRRSQCGERESLLSGEGRGSGSTDEEAEDGRPGAGASPGTRATPLRRAESLDHRSTLDLRPPRPATLLPTKTHDCNGQVLALPSEFFLRIDSHKEDPAEFDDDVEDSCCLRLQKVLEPHKPECCRSREPWALYLFSPQNRFRVSCQKIIAHKMFDHVVLVFIFLNCITIALERPDIDPGSTERVFLSVSNYIFTAIFVVEMMVKVVALGLVSGEHAYLQSSWNILDGVLVLVSLVDIVVAMASAGGAKILGILRVLRLLRTLRPLRVISRAPGLKLVVETLISSLRPIGNIVLICCAFFIIFGILGVQLFKGKFYYCEGADTRNISTKAECRAAHYRWALMSLFVLSSKDGWVNIMYDGLDAVGVDQQPVPNHNPWMLLYFISFLLIVSFFVLNMFVGVVVENFHKCRQHQEAEEARRREEKRQRRLERKRRSTFPNPEAQRRPYYADYSPTRRSIHTLCTSHYLDLFITFIIGVNVITMSMEHYNQPKALDEALKYCNYVFTIVFVVEAVLKLVAFGFRRFFKDRWNQLDLAIVLLSIMGITLEEIEMNAALPINPTIIRIMRVLRIARVLKLLKMATGMRALLDTVVQALPQVGNLGLLFMLLFFIYAALGVELFGRLECSEDNPCEGLSRHATFSNFGMAFLTLFRVSTGDNWNGIMKDTLRECAREDKHCLTYLPAISPIYFVTFVLVAQFVLVNVVVAVLMKHLEESNKEAREDAELDAELEMEMAQGSPARPRPAAPQSPGASPDSPNVLVVRKVSVSRMLSLPNDSYMFRPVVPAAAAHPHPLQEVEMETYAGASGRVTTAHSPPVESCASLQVPSAVSSPARGGDTLCALPPRGAARLPSVGRLLCRQEAVRTESLEGQVDGTGASSPYWGESGGKTPVRQASLGPSMRSPPRSPRPASIRTRKHTSGQHCLSSRPPAPGGEEAEAPDPADEEVSHITSSARSPSASPTARGMVGGEPDLHRLYSVDARGFLDQPGRVDEQRRPSGEPGVGDSRPEAGEAKPRALEAELALGARRKKKMSPPCISIEPPAEDEGAARAPAAEGSSTTLRRRTPSCEAVPHRDPLEPTDGAGLDAAAKGERRGQAPCRTEHLTVPNFAFEPLDVGGPSGDLFTDGGHGAAPEPRPSSSGTTAPPEPRETEPPVPSGDPPEEGRGVHLTVPESPPKRVSPPAVPVPGDSVDEPV; encoded by the exons GTGGTTCGAGCACGTCAGCATGCTGGTCATCATGCTCAACTGCGTGACCCTGGGCATGTTCCGGCCCTGCGAGGACGTCGAGTGCCGCTCCGAGCGCTGCGGCATCCTGGAG GCCTTTGACGACTTCATCTTCGCCTTCTTCGCGGTGGAGATGGTCATCAAGATGATCGCCCTGGGGCTGTTTGGGCAGAAGTGCTACCTGGGAGACACGTGGAACAGGCTGGACTTCTTCATCGTCATGGCGGG TATGATGGAGTACTCCTTGGACGGACACAACGTGAGCCTCTCGGCCATCCGAACTGTGCGCGTGCTGCGGCCCCTTCGTGCCATCAACCGTGTGCCCA GCATGCGGATCCTGGTCACGCTGCTGCTGGACACACTGCCCATGCTCGGCAACGTCCTCCTGCTCTGCTTCTTTGTCTTCTTCATCTTCGGCATCGTGGGCGTCCAGCTTTGGGCCGGCCTGCTGCGCAACCGCTGCTTCCTGGACAGCACCTTCGCCAG GAACAGCAATCTCAGCTTCCTGCGGCCGTACTACCAGCCAGATGAGGGCGAGGAAAACCCGTTCATCTGCTCCTCTCGTCGGGACAACGGCATGCAGAAGTGCTCGCACATCCCCAGCCGCCGCGAGCTGCGCGTGGAGTGCACTCTGGGTTGGGAGGCCTACGGGCAGCCGCAGGCCGAGGGCGCCGGTGGCACGGGTCACCACACCTGCATCAACTGGAACCAGTACTACAACGTGTGCCGTTCGGGCGACTCCAACCCGCACAACGGGGCCATCAGCTTCGACAATATTGGCTACGCCTGGATCGCCATCTTCCAG GTGATCACGCTGGAGGGCTGGGTGGACATCATGTACTACGTCATGGACGCCCACTCCTTCTACAACTTCATCTACTTCATCTTGCTCATCATC GTGGGTTCCTTCTTCATGATCAACCTGTGCCTGGTGGTCATCGCCACGCAGTTCTCAGAGACGAAGCAGCGGGAGAACCAGCTGATGCGGGAGCAGCGGGCTCGCTACCTGTCCAACGACAGCACGCTGGCCAGCTTCTCCGAGCCGGGCAGCTGCTACGAGGAGCTCCTCCGGTACGTGGGCCACGTGTGCCGGAAGCTAAAGCGCCGGGGCCTGCGCCTCTACGCCCGCTGGCAGAGCCGCTGGCGCAAGAAGGCGGACCCCGGCGGCGCCGTGCGCGGCCGGGACTCagggcggcggccgcggcgggcgggcgggcgcacCGCCTCCGTCCACCACCTCgtgtaccaccaccaccaccaccaccaccaccactaccacttCAGCCACGGCAGCCCCCGCCGACCAGGCCCCGAGCCGGGGGCTGGTGACGCCAGGCTGGTGCGGGCCGGCGGGCCGGCCTCGCCCGGGCGCGGGCCCCCTGACGCCGAGTCGGTGCACAGCGTGTACCACGCCGACTGCCACGTGGAGGGGCCGCAGGAGAGGGCCCGCGTGGCGCACGCCGCAGCCACCGCTGCCGCCGGGCTCAAGCTGGCCGCGGGGCTGGGAGCCATGAACTACCCCACCATCCTGCCCTCGGCCACAGGCACTGGCAAAGGCGGCCTCGGGCCCAAGGGGAAGCGGCCTGGTGGCCCCCCGGGAGCTGGGGGGCACAGCCCCCTGAGGCTGAGCAGCCCGGATCCCTGCGAGAAGATCCAGCACCTGGTCGGGGAGCATG GACTGGGCCAGACCCCCAGCCGCCTGTCGGGCCTGAGTGTGCCGTGCCCGCTGCCCAGCCCCCAGGCAGGCACGCTGACCTGTGAGCTGAGCAGCTGCCCGTACTGCACCAGCGCCCTGGAGGACCCCGAGCTGGAGTTCAGCGACTCGGGCAGTGGAGACTCAGACAGCAACGGGGTCTACGAGTTCACGCAGGACGTGCGGCACGGGGACCACCGCGACCCCATGCAGTCGCCCCCCGAGGCGGAGGCACCAGGCGCGGGCGGCACACGGCGGAGGGGGCCacggcgggcggcggcgggcgaGCAGGGCGGGCTGGGCCGCATCTGGGCCTCCTTCAGTGGCAAGCTGCGCCGCATCGTGGACAGCAAGTATTTCAACCGGGGCATCATGGTGGCCATCCTCACCAACACGCTGAGCATGGGCGTCGAGTACCACGAGCAG CCTGACGAGCTGACCAACGCCCTGGAGATCAGCAACATTGTGTTCACAAGCATGTTTGCCTTGGAGATGCTGTTGAAGCTGCTGGCCTGCGGCCCACTGGGCTACATCCGGAACCCTTACAACATCTTTGACGGCATCATCGTGGTCATCAG cGTGTGGGAGATCATCGGGCAAGCGGACGGCGGGCTGTCGGTGCTGCGCACCTTCCGGCTGCTGCGGGTGCTCAAGCTGGTGCGCTTCATGCCCGCTCTGCGGCGCCAGCTGGTGGTGCTCATGAAGACCATGGACAACGTGGCCACTTTCTGCATGCTGCTCATGCttttcatcttcatcttcag CATTCTTGGCATGCATCTCTTCGGCTGCAAATTCAGCCTGAAAACAGATACCGGAGACACAGTCCCCGACCGAAAGAACTTTGATTCCCTGCTATGGGCCATTGTCACGGTGTTCCAG atcCTCACCCAGGAGGACTGGAACGTCGTCCTGTACAATGGCATGGCCTCCACGTCCTCCTGGGCCGCCCTGTACTTCGTGGCCCTCATGACCTTTGGCAACTATGTGCTCTTCAACCTGCTGGTGGCCATCCTGGTGGAGGGTTTCCAGGCCGAG GGCGATGCCACCAGGTCCGACACAGATGAAGACAAGACATCCACCCACTTGGAGGAAGACTTGGACAAGTTCCGAGACCTCAGGGCCACAG AGATGAAGATGTACTCGCTGGCGGTGACACCCAACGGGCACCTGGAGGGCCGGGgcagcctgccccctccccttaTCATGCGCACGGCAGCCACGCCCATGCCCACCCCCAAGAGCTCCCCACACCTGGACGCGGCCCCTGGGCCCCTGGACTCGCGCCGTGGCAGCAGCAGCTCCATGGACCCTCAGCTAGGGGACCAGAAATCTCTG tCTAGCCTCCGAAGCTCGCCCTGTGCCCCCTGGGGCCCCAACAGTGCCTGGAGCAGCCGGCGCTCCAGCTGGAACAGCCTGGGCCGCGCACCCAGCCTCAAGCGCAGGAGCCAGTGTGGGGAGCGAGAGTCGCTGCTCTCCGGTGAGGGCAGGGGCAGCGGCAGCACTGACGAGGAAGCTGAGGACGGCCGGCCCGGGGCGGGGGCCTCGCCGGGCACACGGGCCACGCCGCTGCGGCGCGCCGAGTCCCTGGACCACCGCAGCACGCTGGATCTGCGGCCCCCACGGCCAGCCACCCTGCTGCCCACCAAGACCCACGACTGCAACGGGCAGGTGCTGGCCCTGCCCAGCGAGTTCTTCCTGCGCATCGACAGCCACAAGGAGGATCCGGCCGAGTTTGACGACGACGTGGAGGAC agcTGCTGCTTACGGCTGCAGAAGGTGCTGGAGCCGCACAAGCCAGAGTGCTGCCGGAGCCGTGAGCCCTGGGCCCTGTATCTCTTCTCCCCGCAGAACAG gttccgtGTCTCCTGCCAAAAGATCATTGCTCACAAGATGTTCGATCACGTCGTCCTCGTCTTCATCTTCCTCAACTGCATCACCATTGCCCTGGAGAGGCCCGACATTGACCCGGGCAGCACC GAGCGCGTTTTCCTCAGCGTCTCCAACTACATCTTCACAGCGATCTTCGTGGTGGAGATGATGGTGAAG GTGGTGGCCCTGGGCCTCGTCTCGGGTGAGCACGCCTACCTGCAGAGCAGCTGGAACATACTGGACGGGGTGCTGGTCCTGGTGTCCTTGGTGGACATCGTCGTGGCCATGGCCTCGGCTGGCGGCGCCAAGATCCTGGGCATCCTGCGTGTGCTGCGCCTGCTGCGGACCCTGCGGCCTCTGAG GGTCATCAGCCGTGCGCCGGGCCTCAAACTGGTGGTGGAGACTCTGATATCGTCCCTCAGGCCCATCGGGAACATCGTCCTCATCTGCTGTGCCTTCTTCATCATCTTCGGCATCCTCGGGGTGCAG CTCTTCAAGGGGAAGTTTTACTACTGCGAGGGCGCCGACACCAGGAACATTTCCACCAAGGCCGAGTGCAGGGCCGCACACTACCGTTGG GCGCTGATGTCGCTGTTCGTGCTCTCGTCCAAGGACGGCTGGGTGAACATCATGTACGACGGGCTGGACGCCGTGGGCGTGGACCAGCAG CCCGTGCCCAACCACAACCCATGGATGCTGCTCTACTTCATCTCCTTCCTGCTCATCGTCAGCTTCTTCGTGCTCAACATGTTCGTGGGCGTCGTGGTGGAGAACTTCCACAAGTGCCGGCAGCACCAGGAGGCCGAGGAGGCGCGGCGGCGCGAGGAGAAGCGGCAGCGTCGCCTGGAGAGGAAGCGCAGGA GCACTTTCCCCAACCCAG AGGCCCAGCGCCGGCCCTACTATGCAGACTACTCGCCCACCCGCCGCTCCATCCACACTCTGTGCACCAGCCACTACCTGGACCTCTTCATCACCTTCATCATCGGCGTCAACGTCATCACCATGTCCATGGAGCACTACAACCAGCCCAAG gctctggacGAGGCCCTCAAGTACTGCAATTACGTGTTCACCATCGTCTTTGTCGTGGAGGCCGTGCTGAAGTTGGTGGCCTTTGGGTTTCGGAGGTTCTTCAAGGACAG gTGGAACCAGCTGGACCTGGCCATCGTCCTGCTGTCCATCATGGGCATCACGCTGGAGGAGATCGAGATGAACGCAGCactgcccatcaaccccaccatCATCCGAATCATGCGTGTCCTCCGCATCGCCCGCG TCCTGAAGCTGCTCAAGATGGCCACGGGCATGCGGGCCCTGCTGGACACGGTGGTCCAGGCACTGCCCCAG GTAGGGAACCTCGgcctgcttttcatgctcctgttttttatCTATGCTGCCCTGGGAGTGGAGCTGTTCGGGAGGCTCG AATGCAGTGAGGACAACCCCTGCGAGGGCCTGAGCAGACACGCCACCTTCTCTAACTTCGGCATGGCCTTCCTCACGCTGTTCCGCGTGTCCACCGGGGACAACTGGAATGGGATCATGAAG GACACGCTACGCGAGTGCGCCCGCGAGGACAAGCACTGCCTCACCTACTTGCCGGCCATCTCGCCCATCTACTTCGTCACCTTCGTGCTGGTGGCCCAGTTCGTGCTGGTCAACGTGGTGGTGGCCGTGCTCATGAAGCACCTGGAGGAGAGCAACAAGGAGGCCCGCGAGGACGCCGAGCTGGACGCGGAGCTCGAGATGGAGATGGCGCAGGGGTCCCCCGCCCGGCCCAGGCCCGCGGCCCCGCAGAGCCCCGGCGCCTCGCCGGACTCCCCCAATGTGCTGGTCGTGCGCAAGGTGTCGGTGTCCAGGATGCTCTCGCTGCCCAACGACAGCTACATGTTCCGGCCCGTGGTGCCTGCGGCAGCCGCTCACCCCCACCCGCTACAGGAGGTGGAGATGGAGACCTACGCGGGCGCTTCGG GCCGGGTCACCACCGCCCACTCGCCGCCTGTGGAGTCCTGCGCCTCCCTCCAGGTCCCTTCTGCTGTGTCCTCCCCGGCCAGGGGTGGCGACACCCTCTGTGCCCTGCCCCCTCGGGGTGCAGCCCGCTTGCCTAGTGTCGGCCGGCTGCTCTGCAGACAG GAGGCCGTTCGCACGGAGTCCCTGGAAGGGCAGGTTGATGGCACCGGGGCCAGCAGCCCATACTGGGGAGAGTCCGGCGGGAAAACCCCCGTGAGGCAGGCATCCCTGGGGCCTTCCATGCGGTCCCCGCCCCGGTCCCCGCGGCCCGCCAGCATCCGCACCCGCAAGCACACTTCTGGACAGCATTGCCTCTCCAGCCGGCCGCCGGCCCCAGGCGGGGAGGAGGCCGAGGCCCCAGACCCAGCCGATGAGGAGGTCAGCCACATCACCAGCTCTGCCCGCAGTCCTTCGGCCTCGCCCACTGCCCGTGGGATGGTGGGCGGCGAGCCAGATCTGCACAGGCTCTACAGCGTGGACGCCCGGGGCTTCCTGGACCAGCCGGGCCGGGTGGACGAGCAGAGGCGACCCTCGGGGGAGCCGGGCGTCGGAGACAGCCGTCCAGAGGCCGGGGAGGCAAAGCCCCGGGCCCTGGAGGCCGAGCTGGCCCTGGGGGCACGCAGGAAGAAGAAGATGAGCCCCCCCTGCATCTCCATAGAGCCCCCCGCGGAGGACGAGGGTGCGGCCAGGGCCCCTGCGGCGGAGGGCAGCAGCACCACCCTGCGGCGGCGAACCCCATCCTGCGAGGCTGTGCCCCACAGAGACCCCCTGGAGCCCACAGACGGCGCAGGGCTGGACGCTGCTGCCAAGGGGGAGCGGCGGGGCCAGGCCCCCTGCCGCACAGAACACCTGACTGTCCCGAACTTCGCCTTTGAGCCGCTGGACGTGGGGGGCCCCAGTGGGGACCTGTTCACGGATGGGGGCCATGGGGCTGCCCCAGAACCCAGACCCTCCTCTTCAGGCACCACAGCCCCTCCTGAACCCCGGGAGACGGAGCCCCCAGTGCCCTCAGGAGACCCCCCAGAGGAGGGGCGGGGGGTGCACCTCACCGTCCCTGAGAGCCCTCCGAAGAGAGTGTCCCCCCCGGCTGTGCCAGTCCCGGGTGACAGCGTGGATGAGCCCGTGTAG